A single window of Lutzomyia longipalpis isolate SR_M1_2022 chromosome 1, ASM2433408v1 DNA harbors:
- the LOC129786472 gene encoding octopamine receptor beta-1R-like isoform X1, with protein sequence MYTMETHDNQSMQSLFLSSSVSSLLFQLQSGMNNFTLPMDIEPFMAFNNNGFIDTTVPIHMPSRTPLLFLIKSFIICLIILAAIFGNLLVIVSVMRHRKLRVITNYFVVSLAMADMLVALCAMTFNASVEISGRWLFGSFMCDVWNSLDVYFSTASILHLCCISVDRYYAIVQPLDYPLIMTSSRVSCMLMIVWLSPALLSFVPIFLGWYTTQDNLEYLKHHPDVCEFIVNASYVLISSSVSFWIPGLLMCVLYYKIYQEADRQERMLYRSKVAALLLDKHLQINGIAVSGQQNIQPIEPIASSKMRRERKAARTLGIIMSAFLACWLPFFLWYVIHVLCGNHCSTPRIVVGVVFWIGYFNSALNPVIYAYFNREFRAAFKKTLQSCCPLPKIDCHRLHDQTGQVHSTVSSEIHMGMIN encoded by the exons ATGTATACTATGGAAACTCACGACAATCAATCTATGCAATCACTATTCTTATCATCATCTGTGTCTTCTCTACTCTTTCAACTTCAATCGGGTATGAATAATTTCACCCTACCCATGGACATTGAGCCATTCATGGCCTTCAACAATAATGGTTTCATCGATACCACGGTGCCCATTCACATGCCATCGCGGACACCACTTTTATTCCTTATCAAATCCTTCATTATATGCCTAATCATCCTTGCCGCAATTTTTGGGAATCTTCTTGTCATTGTGAGCGTCATGAGGCACCGAAAATTGAG GGTGATAACAAACTACTTTGTTGTGTCACTTGCGATGGCGGATATGCTGGTG gCTTTGTGCGCCATGACATTCAATGCCTCCGTAGAAATCTCTGGCCGCTGGCTGTTTGGATCATTTATGTGCGACGTCTGGAATAGCCTCGATGTCTATTTCTCTACAGCAAGCATACTCCATCTGTGTTGCATATCTGTGGACAG ATACTATGCAATTGTCCAGCCACTGGATTACCCATTAATAATGACGTCGTCCAGAGTTTCGTGTATGTTAATGATAGTTTGGCTGTCGCCAGCACTTTTGTCCTTTGTGCCAATTTTTCTCGGATGGTACACAACACAAGACAATCTCGAATACTTGAAGCATCATCCTGATGTAtgtgaatttattgtaaatgCATCATATGTACTTATTAGCTCATCAGTAAGTTTCTGGATACCTGGACTCCTCATGTGTGTCCTGTACTATAAGATCTACCAAGAAGCAGATCGGCAGGAGAGGATGCT GTACAGATCAAAAGTAGCAGCTCTCCTTTTGGACAAGCATCTCCAGATAAATGGAATTGCGGTGTCAGGACAGCAGAATATCCAACCAATTGAACCCATAGCCAGTTCCAAGATGAGGCGGGAACGAAAAGCAGCTCGAACTTTGGGTATCATCATGAGCGCCTTCCTCGCATGCTGGCTACCGTTCTTCCTGTGGTATGTGATTCACGTGCTCTGTGGCAATCACTGTTCCACCCCCCGGATAGTTGTGGGTGTAGTCTTCTGGATTGGGTATTTCAATTCGGCCCTCAATCCCGTGATATACGCATACTTCAACAGAGAATTTCGTGCTGCTTTCAAAAAAACCCTCCAG AGTTGCTGTCCACTTCCAAAAATCGATTGCCACCGTCTACACGATCAAACTGGGCAGGTTCACTCCACCGTATCCTCAGAAATTCACATGGGGAtgattaattga
- the LOC129786472 gene encoding octopamine receptor beta-1R-like isoform X2, producing MADMLVALCAMTFNASVEISGRWLFGSFMCDVWNSLDVYFSTASILHLCCISVDRYYAIVQPLDYPLIMTSSRVSCMLMIVWLSPALLSFVPIFLGWYTTQDNLEYLKHHPDVCEFIVNASYVLISSSVSFWIPGLLMCVLYYKIYQEADRQERMLYRSKVAALLLDKHLQINGIAVSGQQNIQPIEPIASSKMRRERKAARTLGIIMSAFLACWLPFFLWYVIHVLCGNHCSTPRIVVGVVFWIGYFNSALNPVIYAYFNREFRAAFKKTLQSCCPLPKIDCHRLHDQTGQVHSTVSSEIHMGMIN from the exons ATGGCGGATATGCTGGTG gCTTTGTGCGCCATGACATTCAATGCCTCCGTAGAAATCTCTGGCCGCTGGCTGTTTGGATCATTTATGTGCGACGTCTGGAATAGCCTCGATGTCTATTTCTCTACAGCAAGCATACTCCATCTGTGTTGCATATCTGTGGACAG ATACTATGCAATTGTCCAGCCACTGGATTACCCATTAATAATGACGTCGTCCAGAGTTTCGTGTATGTTAATGATAGTTTGGCTGTCGCCAGCACTTTTGTCCTTTGTGCCAATTTTTCTCGGATGGTACACAACACAAGACAATCTCGAATACTTGAAGCATCATCCTGATGTAtgtgaatttattgtaaatgCATCATATGTACTTATTAGCTCATCAGTAAGTTTCTGGATACCTGGACTCCTCATGTGTGTCCTGTACTATAAGATCTACCAAGAAGCAGATCGGCAGGAGAGGATGCT GTACAGATCAAAAGTAGCAGCTCTCCTTTTGGACAAGCATCTCCAGATAAATGGAATTGCGGTGTCAGGACAGCAGAATATCCAACCAATTGAACCCATAGCCAGTTCCAAGATGAGGCGGGAACGAAAAGCAGCTCGAACTTTGGGTATCATCATGAGCGCCTTCCTCGCATGCTGGCTACCGTTCTTCCTGTGGTATGTGATTCACGTGCTCTGTGGCAATCACTGTTCCACCCCCCGGATAGTTGTGGGTGTAGTCTTCTGGATTGGGTATTTCAATTCGGCCCTCAATCCCGTGATATACGCATACTTCAACAGAGAATTTCGTGCTGCTTTCAAAAAAACCCTCCAG AGTTGCTGTCCACTTCCAAAAATCGATTGCCACCGTCTACACGATCAAACTGGGCAGGTTCACTCCACCGTATCCTCAGAAATTCACATGGGGAtgattaattga